A genome region from Arachis duranensis cultivar V14167 chromosome 6, aradu.V14167.gnm2.J7QH, whole genome shotgun sequence includes the following:
- the LOC107494114 gene encoding NDR1/HIN1-like protein 10, with amino-acid sequence MSANQPQLNGAYYGPAIPPSKSYHRPGRGGGGLLGCCCGCIFSLIFKLILSIVIIIGIAIFIFWLIVRPNVVKVHVTDASLTQFNYSGNTLNYNLALNFSIRNPNKKLGIYYDYIEARALFQDSRFDSDLLPTFYQGHKNTTVLAHVFEGQQVVPLSTDQVSELNKEKSKGVYDIRVKLYLKVRFKLGAIKTKKVKPRVTCDLQVPLTSSKGVSSSDIFQTTKCDWSR; translated from the coding sequence ATGTCTGCGAACCAGCCACAGCTCAATGGAGCCTACTACGGCCCCGCCATCCCCCCTTCTAAATCCTACCACCGTCCGGGACGCGGCGGTGGCGGTCTCCTCGGCTGCTGCTGCGGCTGCATCTTCAGCCTCATCTTCAAGCTTATCCTCagcatcgtcatcatcatcggCATCGCCATCTTCATCTTCTGGCTCATCGTTCGCCCCAACGTCGTTAAGGTCCACGTCACCGACGCGTCCCTTACCCAATTCAACTACAGCGGCAACACCTTAAATTACAATCTTGCCCTCAACTTCTCCATCCGAAACCCAAACAAGAAGCTCGGCATCTACTACGACTATATCGAAGCCAGAGCGCTGTTTCAGGATTCTAGGTTTGACTCTGACCTCTTGCCTACCTTCTACCAGGGGCACAAGAACACTACCGTGCTGGCCCACGTGTTCGAGGGCCAGCAGGTGGTGCCTCTTAGCACCGACCAGGTTTCCGAGCTAAACAAGGAGAAAAGCAAAGGAGTTTATGATATCCGAGTGAAATTGTATTTGAAGGTGAGATTTAAGCTTGGTGCAATCAAGACCAAGAAGGTCAAGCCAAGGGTTACCTGCGACTTGCAGGTACCTTTGACTTCTTCCAAAGGTGTTTCCTCTTCTGATATCTTTCAGACCACCAAGTGCGATTGGAGTCGCtga